The bacterium sequence TCAAGCCTTCATGGCGCTTCCGCCGGCCTTCGTCTCCACGGCCGTACCCGCCGAGAAGCGCGGCGCCGCTATTGGCCTGCTGCATATGACCAGCGGCCTGGCCATCCTGCCGGGGTCCCTCGTAGCGGGCCTAATCTGGGACCGCTGGCAGGGCGCCGGCACGTTCACCTTCGGCGCGGCGTGCGCGGCGCTCGCGGCCGTCGGCATCCTGGCGTACAACTTCGCGCGGACCCGACGGGCCGCCGCCGCTCATCAACCAAATGCGTAAACGTCCTAAAAACGATTCCGTCGGCGACTACCTGCGGCGCCGCGTAACGCTACCGCGGACGTTCAGCGCCCTCCGCCACCGCGACTTCCGTTTGTGGTGGTTCGGCCAGATGGTCTCGCTGGTGGGAACGTGGGTCCAGATAGTCGCGCAGAACTGGCTGGTATATCGCCTTACGGGCTCGCCGGCGATGCTGGGCCTGGTCAACTTCGTCGCGCTCGTGCCGGCGCTGCCGATGGGCCTGTGGGCCGGCTCGCTCGCGGACCGCTTCGATAAAAAGCGCCTCGTCCTCATCGCGCAGACGCTGATGTTCATCCAGGCCGCGGTCCTCGCCACCCTCACCGTCACCGGCCTCGTCCAGGTCTGGCACGTGATGGCGCTGGCCTTCGTCTTCGGCGTAGCGCGCGCGCTCGACGTCCCGGCGCGGCAGGCGTTCGTCGTCGAAATAGTCGGCAAGGAGGACCTCACCAACGCCATAGCGCTCAACTCCACCGTTTTCAACGTCGCCCGGAGCGCCGGCCCGGCCGTCGCCGGCCTGTTGATCATAGCCGTCGGAGAGGGTTTGGCCTTCGTCGTCAACGCGGCGACGTTCCTGCCGGTAATAGCGGCGCTGCTCGCGATGAGAACGTCCTCCGTCCGCCGCGAGGTAAAGGGCCCGGCCCACCGCCAGATCGTCGAGGGAATCCAATACGCCGGTCGGAACAAGCTGGTTTGGGTACTCATCTCGGTAGTGGGCGTCTCGGCGTTCTTCGTCATGCCTTACTCGGTACTGCTGCCCGTTTTCGCGAAGCAGGTCTTCCGCGGCGGCGCCGACGTATACGGCTACCTGATGACGTTCGCCGGCCTGGGGGCGCTGGTGGGCGCGCTCACCGTCGCGAGCTTGGGTCCACGCAGCCCTCGGGGCCTACTACTCTCCGGGGCCAACGTCGCGTTCGCGGTGCTCGTCTTCTCCTTCGCGTTCGTTCGCGCGTTCTGGCTGGCGGCGGCGGTGCTGGCGGCGGCCGGCTTCTGCTTCGTCGTCCAGAACTCGCTGGCCAACACGCTCATCCAACTCAACGTGCCGGACCGGCTGCGCGGCCGCGTGATGAGCATCTACTTCCTGGTATTTATGGGGGCGATGCGGCTGGGCTCGCTGCAGGCGGGGTACGTCGCGCGGTACGTCGACGTTCAGGCGGCGCTCCTCATCGGGGCGTCGGCCTCGCTACTCTGGGCCGCCCTGGTCGCCTGGCGCTTCCCGCGGCTTAGGGAGATTAGATAAAAAATAAGCCGGGCGTGAGGCCCGGGGTTTTTTTATTAAGGTTTGCGCTTGTAGGAAAAACCGGACGGATTACATCTTTTCTGAAATCAAATAAATAATTGCGTTTAGCCACATAATATTCAATTTTCTATTAGTGGTATTAGAGGCGTTATGGTTAAAATAGGAATAGAATAGATTCCAATAATCCTTATCCCATTTTAGTAACCAAGCAGCATCGTACGTTCCGTGACCTAAATTTTCTTCATCGGTTAAATGATAAAACTTGAAGAGTACTTCGGGTTCGCCTCTAATAAAAGAATTAGGTATATCTTCGTGGGATTTAATAATCCGCGAGCCGTACGAACCTTCTTCTCCGGGTAATTCTACTCTACCCACCTTTTTACAAATCGGGTGATTGTAATCGAAAGGGTTGACCTCAACCGTTACGTAAGGTTTATCGAAATGACCTACTTCTCCAAAAAAGTGTAAATCGTGGGTACATACGGCGCTACCGCCCCCGCTTAAATAAGTCTTTAATGCGTTTTCTATATCCACCCTTCTATCGTAAATTCCGTAACCAGTGGGGCAATGCTCGTCCGTATAATGTCGATTGTCACCAATTCCAAAGATGCAATCATATTCGTTATTTATCTGGCCGACCGCATTTAAGAATTCGACCCGGAAAAACGGGCTAAAAAAATCCCGGAAATGATCTATGTAACTATTATGGCAAATCACCAATAGCCTGGGCTTGAATTTCTTATTAACTTTTTTAGGATAGGGTAAAGGCAAGAGCCTTAAGACTTTTTTTTTGTCGTTGTCGGGTGCGGAAATAGTCGATATAAAGGTTAGAATAACCGCTAAAACCGGTCCTATTATAGTCGCCAACGCTACTATTTTATCTCCCTCAAAATCGAAAACCGCCAAAATTCCTATAGAAATTACTAAGATAAAAAGGCTTATATAGGTAACGAAAAGAACCCGTCCATACCTTCGATTTAGGTATTTAGTAACCCAATAAAACCCTATTTCCATCTCATTCGCTCCCGCGGTCGTAGGTCGCAGCGGTCTATGTGTTGGATTGTTTTTTCAATTTATTAATAATTATCGTCTATGAAATTTCCGAGGGCCGCCAATATCTCCTCAATAGAAAGGTTGTTTGGAGCTTGGCGTGCCGCCCACCTGCGCCCAGGATGGACGGTATCCCATAACGAACGTTGCTGCTTGCGCCTACCGCCCCCCGGGTCGTGGAGGCCAAAGCCATCCAAGTATAAATTCCATACGGGCCTAGTCGAAGTTATGACGAGCGTTTCACCCAAAGGTATCCATATATCGTCCGCAATTAAGTACCTACAACGAAAATCGGATAAATCCAAATTTTCTGCTTGGTTTATAGATTCGCCGTGCTCTCGCAAACGGTTATATAATGCGTTACCCGGCGGTTCGTCTAAACGCAGTATACCCCTCCGCGATCCCGGCGGTATTGCTTTCCCAACGTATATAGGTAGTCCCCATCTATCATCGGCGTTCCTATCAGCAATGCGCGAATAATAACCCAAAGGGCCTATATAATAAATGGCGTAAATACCCGCGCCTTCGAAAGAACTCCCGGGGGGTAAATTAGTAACGCCCCTTTCGAAAAGGGCTTCCTTTAAGCTTTTCCCAAGATTAGCTTTATCCAAAGGGTTATAAGGTTTCTCGTTCATAAACCCGGTTTTTCCACTACGACCGCGGCGTCGTAAAGGCTACGTTTTTCGCCGTTACCGTACCTTACCGTTGAGTCCGTAATACTCGAACCGACACGTTTATCTCTAATAATGTACGTACCGACGAACTTTAACCCGTGTTCGCGAGCGATTTCCCCGAATAATCGGTCTACTTCAATTTCAATACCTTGGATTACGGAATTACCTATAACTATTACTGCACTCCCGCCGGTTTTCAATACCCTACTTACGATCTCCCAGAAAACGTAGGTATCGTTAAAATACGAAGCCACGTAGTTCGCCCACCCCGAGCCGCCGTAAACGCCGGCTTCCTTACGGGTTTCCTTTAATTCCGATAGAATCGCCCGTAATTCCTCATACTCGAACGTCAAAGGAACGTCTTCCAGGCCCCGGACTTCTTGCCAGTATTTACCGAAATTCCCGGTTTCCAGCCCCTTTTGTTCATCAGGTTTCGAAACGAAAGACAACCAATATAATTGAGGTCTCGTATTTCTTACGTAATGGTAGTTATTCAAATAAGGCGGGGACGTTATTAATAAATCTACAGAATTATCCTCGACCGTATGGTGGTCGGAAAGGAAATTAGCATGCCTTATCCTAGCATCCCCTAAACTTTCTGGCCTTTTTATCAGCCCCTTTACGGATATTATATCATCCAACATCTCTCGACATTTCCCGGACAATACCCGCGCAAAATCAGCGTCCTTCATTGCCGGTTTCCCGGCACTCCTGCGCGTCCCCAAACTAGGCTCGTAGGAATAATTCGAAACGCCGACCATCACCGAGCCGAAGGCGATGCGGAATAAGTCCTTTATAAGACCGTCATCTATTCTATCGATATAATCTAACGCGTGTAGTACTTGTTTTTCTATACGGGGGCTAAAAAACGGTTCTTTAGTTTTCAAAGGGGGTTTTTCGATATTGGGGGCCGGCGTACTACGCCATTTAGAGGAAAGGTCCTCTAATTCTAATACCCTAGATCTAAGCGCCTCGATATTTACGGAAAGGCATCTCGCTTTTGTACTAGCCGCTAATGAAGCGTAAGGGTTAATATCGAAACCTACGGCGTCGTAGCCCCTCACGACCGCTTGAAATATCGTCGTTCCGACGCCGGCAAACGGGTCTAAAATAACGGGCGTTTCCGTTTCAACGTCCGATTGAAGGTACAAATCGAAAACGCTATCGACGAAGCCTGCCGAAAACCCGGCGATCCAAGGGACCCAGCGGTGTATAGGGGACTTTTTATTT is a genomic window containing:
- a CDS encoding site-specific DNA-methyltransferase codes for the protein MPRLDQQKIRDSYQRVLFSNRVSPKTNNGLKDPAFFENKKSPIHRWVPWIAGFSAGFVDSVFDLYLQSDVETETPVILDPFAGVGTTIFQAVVRGYDAVGFDINPYASLAASTKARCLSVNIEALRSRVLELEDLSSKWRSTPAPNIEKPPLKTKEPFFSPRIEKQVLHALDYIDRIDDGLIKDLFRIAFGSVMVGVSNYSYEPSLGTRRSAGKPAMKDADFARVLSGKCREMLDDIISVKGLIKRPESLGDARIRHANFLSDHHTVEDNSVDLLITSPPYLNNYHYVRNTRPQLYWLSFVSKPDEQKGLETGNFGKYWQEVRGLEDVPLTFEYEELRAILSELKETRKEAGVYGGSGWANYVASYFNDTYVFWEIVSRVLKTGGSAVIVIGNSVIQGIEIEVDRLFGEIAREHGLKFVGTYIIRDKRVGSSITDSTVRYGNGEKRSLYDAAVVVEKPGL
- a CDS encoding Eco29kI family restriction endonuclease → MNEKPYNPLDKANLGKSLKEALFERGVTNLPPGSSFEGAGIYAIYYIGPLGYYSRIADRNADDRWGLPIYVGKAIPPGSRRGILRLDEPPGNALYNRLREHGESINQAENLDLSDFRCRYLIADDIWIPLGETLVITSTRPVWNLYLDGFGLHDPGGGRRKQQRSLWDTVHPGRRWAARQAPNNLSIEEILAALGNFIDDNY
- a CDS encoding MFS transporter, with product MRKRPKNDSVGDYLRRRVTLPRTFSALRHRDFRLWWFGQMVSLVGTWVQIVAQNWLVYRLTGSPAMLGLVNFVALVPALPMGLWAGSLADRFDKKRLVLIAQTLMFIQAAVLATLTVTGLVQVWHVMALAFVFGVARALDVPARQAFVVEIVGKEDLTNAIALNSTVFNVARSAGPAVAGLLIIAVGEGLAFVVNAATFLPVIAALLAMRTSSVRREVKGPAHRQIVEGIQYAGRNKLVWVLISVVGVSAFFVMPYSVLLPVFAKQVFRGGADVYGYLMTFAGLGALVGALTVASLGPRSPRGLLLSGANVAFAVLVFSFAFVRAFWLAAAVLAAAGFCFVVQNSLANTLIQLNVPDRLRGRVMSIYFLVFMGAMRLGSLQAGYVARYVDVQAALLIGASASLLWAALVAWRFPRLREIR